One Pagrus major chromosome 11, Pma_NU_1.0 genomic region harbors:
- the LOC141004416 gene encoding uncharacterized protein → MVEPHRVSESEEAIDEERAPSSLRRSSRIAGKGTGQIAPSIDDWPIPKLLEFLFCNDVSAPVGASHRELFALFLNCAGFPPVVQRPVFAPTVFAPTVSAPPVSAPRKAQPKRKHWSQNSVVAPTPAAAPPAKRARAPATAVASSAPANDAILAALSSIQSSLSSMNSRIQTLEAAAVPSTSSAFQAAVFTSREPAAAAASSATQFSDVTPAPLDGISIPRRILGSAVPISTGVPFYPPAAAISFNLRNQILAAVPKPALRSRCSSQREGSPCHEPGSPLASASFANSAVSLRNATLLIRSA, encoded by the exons ATGGTGGAGCCTCACCGAGTCTCTGAATCAGAGGAAGCCATCGACGAGGAGAGGGCTCCTTCTTCTCTCCGTCGAAGCTCTCGCATAGCAGGAAAGGGTACCGGCCAAATCGCACCATCAATCGATGACTGGCCGATTCCTAAACTGTTGGAGTTCCTGTTTTGCAATGATGTTTCTGCTCCGGTCGGAGCGTCTCACCGGGAACTGTTTGCGCTGTTCCTGAACTGCGCTGGGTTTCCACCTGTAGTTCAGCGTCCAGTCTTCGCTCCTACTGTCTTCGCTCCTACTGTCTCCGCTCCTCCTGTCTCCGCTCCTCGGAAAGCGCAGCCAAAGCGCAAACACTGGTCCCAGAACTCAGTAGTCGCTCCGACTCCAGCCGCTGCCCCGCCGGCCAAAAGAGCCAGAGCCCCGGCCACAGCAGTCGCCTCCTCAGCTCCGGCAAACGACGCCATCCTGGCAGCGCTGTCTTCTATTCAGTCTTCCCTTTCCAGCATGAATTCAAGGATCCAGACCTTAGAAGCCGCCGCCGTTCCATCCACCAGCTCTGCGTTCCAGGCCGCCGTGTTTACATCCCgggaacctgctgctgctgctgcctcttccgCGACGCAGTTCAGTGACGTCACTCCGGCGCCCCTCGACGGCATCTCTATCCCGCGCAGGATTCTGGGTAGTGCAGTCCCAATCTCCACCGGTGTGCCATTctaccctcctgctgctgccatctcctTCAATCTGAGAAACCAGATCCTTGCAG CCGTGCCCAAGCCAGCCCTCAGGAGCCGCTGTTCgtcacagagagaggggagccCCTGTCACGAGCCTGGTTCGCCTCTCGCCTCCGCCTCCTTTGCCAACTCTGCGGTCTCCCTCCGGAACGCTACACTCCTCATTCGTTCCGCATAG